The proteins below come from a single Streptomyces tubercidicus genomic window:
- a CDS encoding Pls/PosA family non-ribosomal peptide synthetase, with protein sequence MVEVAQSCLLRDQGPERDQGPQGDGADGPLAVFAGRPAPVARTLVDVLEATVLAHPQEPALDDGRSRLSYRELADEAESLRRRLAAGGIGVGDRVGVRVPSGTNDLYVCILAVLMAGAAYVPVDAEDPEERAELVFAEAAVCAVLGAGRRLTMTGGPTATSDPAAISDPAAISDPATATAPIGPADPTHPQAPPRPDDDAWVIFTSGSTGRPKGVAVTHRNAAAFVDAEAALFLQEEPIGPGDRVMAGLSVAFDASCEEMWLAWRYGACLVPVPRSQVRGGAALGPWLVEQEITVVSTVPTLAALWPAEALNDVRLLIFGGEACPPELVERLVTEGREVWNTYGPTEATVVTCASLLTGEGPVRIGLPLDGWQLAVVDEAQLPVALGGSGQLVIGGTGLARYLDPSLDAEKFAPLESLGWDRAYRSGDLVRAEPEGLVFLGRGDEQIKLGGRRIELGEVDAALQTLPGVTGAAAAVRTTGNGHQVLVGYVVAGEGWSRAAAVERLRAELPAALVPLLARVETLPTRTSGKVDRDRLPWPLPKTAGPGLGAAGAAEQLHGTEAWLAKQWSEILGVPVVSARDDFFAMGGGSLAAAKLTTLLRDRYPAAAVRNIYQQPTLRKLARLLERSARSDSGARRIAPVPTRAQVVQLLLLVPLFTLVGLRWTVGLLALGNVLSWFGSYPWAPTASWWWVAAGGLLCFSPPGRLAVAAGGARLLLRGLRSGSYPRGGSVHLRLWAAERLAELSGAVFLSGAWLVHYARALGARIGPDADLHSPPPVTGMLKLGRGCAVEAEVDLSGYWLDGDRLEVGPVKIGSGAVVGTRSTLFPGARVGKRARVAPGSAVTGRVPTGQRWGGAPAVKLGKAERRWPKRRPPRRARWALLYGVSSAGLTLLQVAAGIAALAVASCFLTPGDSLGGAICSALIALAPATLAFGLAYAALLVAAVRLLSLGLRPGWHPLHGRIGWQSWTVTQLMDLARETLFPLYASLITPVWLRALGMKVGRRVEVSTVLALPSLTRVGDRAFLADDALVAPYALGGGWLRIGVAKIGERAFLGNSGMTASGRAVPEGGLVGVLSATPKKAKKGSSYLGMPPIRLPRSATAADQSRTYDPPARLVWARGLVEACRLLPVLVSAALGTLTLAALALLATTGSPALAALLSGLVLLAAGAVACGVSMAAKWLLVGRFRAVERPLWSRFVWRAELADTFVEMLAVPWLVGAVPGTPLMNLWLRGLGAGVGRGVWCESYWLPEADLVTLEAAVSVNRGCVLQTHLFHDRIMRMDTVMLREGATLGPGGIVLPGSTIGARSTLGPASLVMGAETVPAGTRWLGNPIEAW encoded by the coding sequence ATGGTTGAGGTGGCGCAGAGTTGTCTGCTGCGGGATCAGGGGCCTGAACGGGACCAGGGGCCCCAGGGCGACGGTGCGGATGGTCCGCTCGCGGTGTTCGCCGGGCGGCCGGCCCCCGTGGCGCGGACGCTCGTGGACGTGCTGGAGGCCACCGTCCTGGCCCATCCGCAGGAGCCGGCGCTGGACGACGGCCGGTCCAGGCTCAGCTACCGGGAGCTGGCCGACGAGGCGGAGAGCCTGCGCAGGCGGCTGGCCGCGGGCGGGATCGGGGTGGGCGACCGCGTGGGGGTGCGGGTGCCGTCCGGCACCAATGACCTGTACGTCTGCATCCTGGCGGTGCTCATGGCGGGCGCCGCGTATGTGCCGGTGGACGCCGAGGACCCGGAGGAGCGCGCGGAGCTGGTGTTCGCCGAGGCGGCGGTGTGCGCCGTCCTGGGCGCCGGGCGCCGGCTGACCATGACGGGCGGTCCGACCGCCACCTCAGATCCGGCCGCCATCTCAGATCCGGCCGCCATCTCAGATCCCGCCACCGCCACAGCCCCCATCGGCCCCGCCGACCCCACCCACCCTCAGGCCCCACCACGCCCGGACGACGACGCCTGGGTCATCTTCACCTCTGGTTCCACCGGCCGGCCCAAGGGCGTCGCCGTCACGCACCGTAATGCGGCGGCCTTTGTCGATGCCGAGGCGGCGCTCTTCCTGCAGGAGGAACCGATCGGGCCGGGCGATCGGGTGATGGCCGGTCTCTCGGTCGCGTTTGACGCCTCGTGCGAGGAGATGTGGCTCGCCTGGCGGTACGGCGCCTGTCTGGTCCCGGTACCGCGTTCTCAGGTCCGTGGTGGCGCCGCGCTCGGCCCCTGGCTCGTGGAGCAGGAGATCACGGTGGTGTCCACGGTGCCCACGCTCGCCGCGCTGTGGCCGGCCGAGGCCCTCAACGACGTCCGGCTGCTGATCTTCGGGGGTGAAGCGTGTCCGCCGGAGCTGGTGGAGCGGCTGGTGACCGAGGGGCGGGAGGTGTGGAACACCTACGGGCCGACCGAGGCGACCGTGGTGACCTGTGCGTCGCTGCTCACAGGCGAAGGGCCGGTGCGGATCGGACTTCCCCTGGACGGCTGGCAGTTGGCTGTGGTGGACGAGGCGCAGCTGCCGGTCGCCCTGGGCGGCAGCGGCCAGTTGGTCATCGGCGGGACCGGACTGGCGCGCTACCTGGACCCCAGTTTGGACGCCGAGAAGTTCGCGCCGCTGGAGTCTCTGGGGTGGGACCGCGCCTATCGCAGCGGTGACCTCGTACGGGCCGAGCCGGAGGGGCTGGTCTTCCTGGGGCGCGGCGACGAGCAGATCAAGCTCGGCGGGCGGCGGATCGAACTCGGCGAGGTGGACGCGGCGTTGCAGACACTTCCGGGCGTCACCGGTGCCGCGGCCGCCGTGCGGACGACCGGGAACGGCCATCAGGTGCTGGTCGGCTATGTGGTGGCCGGGGAGGGCTGGAGCCGGGCGGCGGCCGTCGAGCGGCTGCGCGCGGAGCTGCCCGCCGCCCTGGTGCCACTGCTCGCCCGCGTTGAGACGCTGCCCACCCGGACCTCCGGCAAGGTGGACCGGGACCGGCTGCCCTGGCCGCTGCCCAAGACGGCAGGTCCGGGCCTCGGCGCCGCGGGCGCGGCCGAGCAGCTCCACGGCACCGAGGCATGGCTTGCCAAGCAGTGGAGCGAGATCCTCGGGGTGCCGGTCGTCAGTGCCAGGGACGACTTCTTCGCGATGGGCGGCGGCAGTCTGGCGGCCGCCAAGCTCACCACCCTGCTGCGGGACCGCTATCCGGCAGCCGCGGTCCGCAACATCTACCAGCAGCCCACCCTGCGCAAGCTGGCCCGGCTGCTGGAGCGCTCCGCGCGGAGCGACAGCGGGGCGCGGCGGATCGCCCCCGTCCCCACCCGCGCCCAGGTCGTCCAACTGCTGCTGCTGGTGCCGCTCTTCACCCTGGTCGGGCTGCGCTGGACGGTCGGGCTGCTGGCCCTGGGGAACGTCCTTTCGTGGTTCGGAAGCTATCCGTGGGCGCCCACGGCCTCCTGGTGGTGGGTGGCGGCGGGCGGTCTGCTGTGCTTCAGCCCACCGGGCAGGCTGGCGGTCGCCGCCGGTGGTGCCCGGCTGTTGCTCCGCGGGCTGCGGTCCGGCAGCTATCCGCGCGGCGGCAGCGTGCATCTGCGGCTGTGGGCCGCCGAGCGGCTCGCCGAGCTGAGCGGGGCGGTCTTCCTGTCCGGGGCGTGGCTCGTCCACTACGCCCGCGCGCTGGGCGCCCGTATCGGACCGGATGCCGATCTGCACTCCCCGCCGCCGGTCACCGGGATGCTCAAGCTGGGTCGGGGGTGTGCGGTCGAGGCGGAGGTGGACCTGTCCGGCTACTGGCTGGACGGGGACCGGCTGGAGGTCGGTCCGGTGAAGATCGGGTCCGGCGCGGTGGTCGGTACCCGCAGCACGCTCTTCCCCGGCGCCCGGGTGGGCAAGCGGGCCCGGGTCGCGCCCGGTTCCGCCGTCACCGGCCGGGTGCCGACCGGTCAGCGCTGGGGCGGCGCCCCGGCCGTCAAGCTGGGCAAGGCCGAACGCCGGTGGCCCAAGCGGCGTCCCCCGCGCCGGGCCCGGTGGGCGTTGCTGTACGGGGTGAGCAGCGCCGGACTCACCCTGTTGCAGGTGGCCGCGGGCATCGCGGCGCTGGCGGTCGCGAGCTGCTTCCTCACCCCGGGCGACAGCCTGGGCGGCGCCATATGCAGTGCGCTGATCGCGCTGGCGCCCGCCACCTTGGCCTTCGGGCTGGCGTACGCCGCGTTGCTGGTCGCCGCCGTCCGCCTGCTCAGCCTCGGCCTGCGCCCCGGGTGGCATCCGCTGCACGGCCGGATCGGCTGGCAGTCGTGGACGGTCACCCAGCTGATGGACCTTGCCCGGGAGACCCTCTTCCCGCTCTACGCCAGCCTGATCACCCCGGTCTGGCTGCGTGCGCTGGGCATGAAGGTCGGCAGGCGGGTGGAGGTGTCCACGGTGCTGGCGCTGCCCAGCCTCACCAGGGTCGGCGACCGGGCCTTCCTGGCCGATGACGCGCTGGTCGCCCCGTACGCGCTGGGCGGCGGCTGGCTGCGGATCGGCGTGGCGAAGATCGGCGAGCGGGCCTTCCTGGGGAACTCGGGGATGACCGCGTCGGGACGCGCCGTCCCCGAAGGGGGCCTGGTGGGGGTGCTGTCCGCCACACCGAAGAAGGCGAAGAAGGGCAGCTCCTATCTGGGCATGCCGCCGATCCGGCTGCCGCGCTCGGCCACCGCCGCCGACCAGAGCCGGACCTATGACCCTCCGGCCCGGCTGGTGTGGGCACGAGGACTGGTCGAGGCGTGCCGGCTGCTGCCCGTACTGGTCTCCGCGGCTCTGGGCACCCTGACCCTGGCCGCACTGGCTCTCCTGGCCACCACCGGCTCCCCCGCACTGGCGGCGCTGCTGTCCGGCCTGGTGCTGCTGGCCGCCGGTGCCGTCGCCTGTGGAGTGTCCATGGCCGCCAAATGGCTGCTGGTGGGGCGGTTCCGTGCGGTGGAGCGGCCGCTGTGGAGCCGGTTCGTGTGGCGTGCCGAGCTCGCGGACACCTTCGTCGAGATGCTGGCGGTGCCGTGGCTGGTCGGTGCGGTGCCGGGCACGCCGTTGATGAACCTCTGGCTGCGCGGTCTGGGTGCCGGCGTCGGCCGGGGCGTATGGTGCGAAAGCTACTGGCTGCCGGAGGCCGACCTGGTCACCTTGGAGGCCGCGGTGAGCGTCAACCGGGGCTGTGTGCTGCAGACCCATCTCTTTCACGACCGGATCATGCGGATGGACACCGTGATGCTGCGCGAGGGGGCGACTCTCGGCCCCGGCGGCATCGTGCTGCCCGGCAGCACCATCGGCGCCCGCAGCACCCTCGGCCCGGCGTCGCTGGTGATGGGCGCGGAGACCGTCCCGGCCGGCACCAGGTGGCTGGGCAACCCGATCGAGGCATGGTGA